Proteins encoded by one window of Simiduia curdlanivorans:
- a CDS encoding peptidoglycan D,D-transpeptidase FtsI family protein, giving the protein MSRVQKPFQLARWRFVFAVAFLLVLVVAITWHLARVQVLPGEEKGFEFLQGQGEARTLREERIAAYRGVITDRNGEPLAVSTPVKSLWVNPKLLPAEDVGRLAGALGVSKASLQKRLAENAKREFMYLKRHLPPQDADIVLALGIAGVSSEQEYRRYYPAAEVTSHIVGFTNVDERGQEGVEMAFDTWLSGQQGVKQVLRDLRGRNIKEVGLVRAAEAGKDIALSIDLRLQYLAYRELKAAVQAHQARAGSIVVIDVQTGEILAMANQPSYNPNDRSNLKPAAMRNRAMTDQFEPGSTVKPLTIMAALEAGKVHPHTPIETSPGYIRVGKKTLLDPVNYGLIDVTKIITKSSQVGLTKVALTMEPKQIRDMYVRLGFGQVSNTGFPGESAGQLPNHQRWQPIVQANYAFGYGLTVTALQLAQAYAIVAGAGIKHPVSLLKNDTPQQGEHIVDHRYTDQLINMLKTVVEPGGTATRAKLDNYTVAGKTGTAHKVGPNGYEASRYRSLFAGLAPADNPRLAIVVVVDEPGAGKYFGGDVAAPVFARVTEGALRALQVPPEPAVTQLVSRGGHR; this is encoded by the coding sequence ATGAGTCGGGTTCAAAAACCATTTCAGCTGGCGCGCTGGCGCTTTGTTTTCGCTGTGGCCTTTCTGCTTGTGCTGGTGGTTGCCATCACCTGGCATTTGGCGCGCGTGCAGGTGTTGCCAGGCGAAGAAAAAGGTTTTGAATTTTTGCAGGGCCAAGGCGAAGCTCGCACCCTGCGGGAAGAGCGTATTGCCGCCTACCGGGGCGTTATTACCGATCGCAATGGCGAGCCTTTAGCCGTGAGTACGCCGGTCAAATCACTATGGGTAAATCCAAAATTATTACCAGCAGAAGATGTAGGGCGTCTGGCTGGTGCTTTGGGTGTGAGTAAAGCGAGTTTACAAAAGCGTTTAGCGGAAAATGCTAAACGCGAGTTTATGTATCTGAAGCGCCATCTGCCGCCTCAGGATGCCGATATCGTTTTGGCGCTGGGTATTGCCGGGGTGAGTTCTGAGCAAGAGTACCGCCGTTATTATCCAGCCGCTGAGGTTACCTCGCACATTGTTGGTTTTACCAATGTGGATGAACGGGGCCAAGAGGGCGTGGAGATGGCCTTCGATACTTGGTTGAGTGGTCAACAGGGTGTTAAGCAGGTGCTGCGAGATTTACGTGGCCGCAACATTAAAGAGGTCGGTTTGGTTCGCGCGGCAGAAGCGGGGAAAGATATTGCTTTGAGCATTGATTTGCGTTTGCAATATTTAGCCTATCGCGAACTTAAGGCTGCGGTTCAAGCGCATCAGGCCCGCGCCGGTTCGATCGTTGTGATCGATGTGCAAACCGGTGAAATTTTAGCGATGGCAAACCAACCCAGCTACAACCCAAATGACCGATCAAATCTAAAGCCCGCGGCCATGCGCAATCGCGCCATGACCGATCAGTTCGAGCCGGGATCGACGGTAAAGCCGTTAACCATCATGGCGGCACTTGAGGCTGGCAAGGTTCATCCCCACACCCCTATCGAGACATCGCCAGGCTACATTCGCGTGGGCAAGAAAACGTTACTCGACCCGGTAAATTACGGTTTGATTGATGTGACTAAGATCATTACAAAATCTTCCCAGGTGGGCTTAACCAAAGTCGCGCTAACGATGGAGCCAAAGCAGATACGCGATATGTATGTGCGCTTGGGCTTTGGTCAGGTTTCCAATACCGGTTTCCCTGGTGAAAGTGCTGGCCAGCTGCCCAATCACCAGCGCTGGCAGCCCATTGTGCAGGCCAACTACGCATTCGGATATGGCCTCACCGTGACTGCTCTGCAGCTGGCGCAAGCCTACGCAATTGTGGCTGGGGCGGGAATAAAGCACCCGGTGTCGCTATTAAAAAATGATACGCCACAGCAAGGCGAGCACATCGTTGACCACCGTTATACGGATCAGCTGATTAATATGTTGAAAACCGTAGTCGAGCCAGGCGGTACCGCTACACGGGCAAAGTTGGATAACTATACCGTTGCCGGCAAAACCGGTACTGCGCATAAAGTTGGCCCAAATGGTTATGAAGCTAGCCGCTATCGCTCGCTGTTTGCAGGCTTGGCGCCAGCTGATAATCCGCGCTTGGCAATTGTCGTCGTGGTCGATGAGCCGGGTGCCGGTAAGTATTTTGGCGGCGACGTAGCCGCGCCGGTATTTGCCCGAGTCACTGAAGGTGCGCTGCGTGCATTGCAGGTGCCGCCGGAGCCGGCGGTTACCCAACTGGTCAGTCGAGGAGGGCATCGTTGA
- a CDS encoding UDP-N-acetylmuramoyl-L-alanyl-D-glutamate--2,6-diaminopimelate ligase produces the protein MGAFLQTLPLKLLLPEIQLPDAVAELVISSITLDSRMATAGSLFFAVQGSQANGQAFMAQAFTAGALVALTDAEAGVVTCEFDHGWIIAIPNLAANISEIAARFYGLPGQELKVIGVTGTNGKTTCTQLLGRLYHALGERVAVLGTLGYGAIGSSLTDTGMTTPDAVQTQRILRDLRQRHVRHLAMEVSSHALVQHRVTAVPMQTAVFTNLTRDHLDFHGDMESYGNAKLNLFRQLGIVRGVINLDDPFAVTIQNQITNIPLITYGIKSSGADVVATEVNYHDAGIQALISTPWGKGELRSHLLGEFNLSNLLAVVATACSEGFTLVEVLAAVATLEPVPGRMQRIDVKADVQVIVDYAHTPDALRAVLSAARLHCKGRLWSVFGCGGDRDSGKRAEMAKISAALADCSVVTSDNPRTEDPQAIIENILTGFNPGDTYSANPDRKSAIGQVIAEAKTSDLIVLAGKGHEDYQIIGTTKYPFSDIAIARAALVQRMGGGT, from the coding sequence ATGGGCGCTTTCTTACAGACCTTGCCATTGAAGTTATTGCTGCCTGAAATTCAGTTACCTGACGCCGTGGCCGAGCTGGTTATTTCGTCAATTACCTTAGATAGCCGAATGGCGACTGCAGGCAGTTTATTTTTCGCCGTTCAAGGTAGCCAAGCTAACGGCCAAGCCTTTATGGCGCAGGCATTTACTGCCGGCGCTCTGGTGGCTTTAACAGATGCTGAGGCAGGGGTTGTAACCTGTGAATTTGATCACGGCTGGATTATTGCCATTCCCAACCTAGCAGCAAACATAAGTGAGATTGCCGCGCGCTTTTACGGTTTACCGGGCCAAGAGTTAAAAGTTATCGGTGTCACGGGTACTAACGGCAAGACTACCTGCACGCAATTGTTGGGGCGCCTTTACCACGCGTTGGGCGAGCGTGTAGCGGTATTGGGCACGCTGGGTTATGGCGCTATAGGTAGTTCGCTAACGGATACTGGTATGACGACGCCAGATGCCGTGCAAACACAGAGAATTTTGCGCGACTTGCGTCAGCGCCATGTACGCCATTTGGCCATGGAGGTTTCTTCGCACGCGTTAGTGCAGCACCGTGTGACTGCTGTGCCGATGCAAACAGCCGTGTTTACTAACCTCACTCGCGATCACCTCGATTTTCATGGCGATATGGAAAGTTATGGCAATGCCAAGTTGAACCTATTCCGTCAGCTCGGCATCGTGCGCGGCGTGATCAACCTAGATGACCCTTTTGCCGTCACCATTCAAAACCAAATTACCAATATTCCGTTGATTACTTACGGCATTAAAAGCAGTGGTGCGGATGTGGTCGCGACTGAAGTGAATTACCACGATGCGGGTATTCAAGCGCTGATCAGTACACCTTGGGGCAAAGGTGAACTGCGTTCGCATTTGCTGGGTGAATTTAATCTTAGTAATTTACTGGCCGTTGTGGCCACCGCCTGTAGTGAAGGCTTCACGTTGGTCGAAGTGCTTGCCGCGGTGGCCACACTTGAACCTGTTCCCGGGCGCATGCAGCGCATTGATGTTAAAGCCGATGTGCAAGTTATCGTTGACTATGCTCATACCCCCGATGCATTGCGCGCGGTATTGAGTGCCGCTCGATTGCACTGCAAGGGCCGCTTGTGGTCGGTGTTTGGTTGCGGTGGTGATCGCGATTCGGGCAAACGAGCAGAGATGGCAAAAATATCGGCCGCTCTCGCCGATTGCAGTGTGGTTACTAGCGACAACCCGCGCACGGAAGATCCACAAGCAATTATTGAAAATATCCTAACCGGATTCAACCCGGGCGACACCTATTCGGCCAACCCAGATCGCAAGAGCGCTATTGGCCAAGTTATCGCTGAAGCGAAAACAAGTGACTTAATTGTGCTTGCCGGTAAAGGGCATGAAGATTATCAGATCATTGGTACAACTAAATATCCCTTTAGCGATATTGCCATAGCAAGAGCCGCGCTAGTGCAGCGAATGGGAGGTGGCACATGA
- a CDS encoding UDP-N-acetylmuramoyl-tripeptide--D-alanyl-D-alanine ligase has protein sequence MIRPLSLGELERKFGGVILGNANAQFNSVSTDSRTVGAGELFVALIGDKFDGHDYVSVVQQSNPAACVVSKAWADINKSELGSGNYWCVDDTTLALGHIAVLAREAFAGPLIAITGSCGKTTVKEMLLSIASAAFGESAVLATQGNFNNHIGVPKTLFRLLPQHQFAIIEMGASGPDEIAYLTRLASPSVAVVNNVMPAHVEGFGSVEGVAQTKSAIYQGLGQDGVAIINLDDSFAGMFVAQNQSRRRVSVAINQLGADLRADNITLLPEQSVFDLYVDGKPFHVALPVAGLHNVRNALVAAACAFAAGISVEHLLQGLSTFSAVKGRMNISKPSSAVTLIDDTYNANPGSVKAAIDALVPFEGARWLVLGDMGELGRDEILHHQEVGEYAKAAQLSGLVSVGKLSQYAAERFDSNNAFDSQQEVVTFLKDLIDSQAGHITILIKGSRSARMELIVQAITALVRTN, from the coding sequence ATGATTCGGCCGCTATCTCTTGGCGAACTAGAAAGAAAATTCGGCGGCGTTATTCTGGGTAATGCCAATGCTCAATTTAACAGTGTGTCTACCGACAGCCGTACCGTTGGTGCTGGCGAGCTATTTGTTGCCCTGATTGGCGATAAGTTTGATGGCCACGATTATGTGAGTGTTGTGCAGCAAAGTAATCCTGCAGCATGTGTTGTATCGAAGGCGTGGGCTGACATAAATAAGTCTGAATTAGGTTCGGGTAACTATTGGTGTGTGGACGACACGACCCTTGCATTGGGCCACATAGCTGTTCTTGCGCGCGAAGCCTTCGCGGGGCCTTTAATCGCGATCACGGGTAGTTGCGGCAAGACAACCGTTAAAGAAATGTTGCTATCTATAGCGAGTGCAGCTTTCGGAGAAAGCGCCGTACTGGCCACGCAGGGTAACTTCAACAACCATATCGGCGTGCCCAAAACGTTGTTTCGATTATTGCCCCAGCATCAATTTGCAATTATCGAAATGGGCGCCAGCGGGCCGGATGAAATAGCCTACCTTACACGCCTCGCCTCTCCATCTGTGGCCGTGGTGAATAACGTTATGCCTGCCCACGTCGAGGGCTTTGGCAGCGTTGAAGGAGTGGCACAAACGAAATCTGCGATCTATCAAGGCTTGGGTCAAGACGGCGTAGCCATTATTAATCTCGATGACAGCTTTGCCGGTATGTTTGTCGCACAAAATCAGTCGAGGCGTAGGGTTTCGGTTGCGATCAATCAGCTAGGTGCGGATTTACGTGCGGATAATATAACGCTACTGCCAGAGCAGTCAGTGTTCGACCTTTATGTTGATGGTAAACCTTTTCATGTCGCCTTGCCGGTGGCCGGCTTGCACAACGTGCGCAACGCCCTCGTTGCCGCTGCCTGTGCATTCGCGGCTGGAATAAGTGTTGAGCACCTATTGCAAGGGTTGAGCACATTTTCTGCGGTTAAAGGCCGTATGAATATCTCCAAGCCCTCGAGTGCGGTCACGTTAATTGATGATACCTATAACGCTAATCCCGGCTCGGTGAAGGCGGCTATTGATGCCTTGGTGCCGTTCGAAGGCGCGCGTTGGCTAGTTCTCGGTGACATGGGAGAGTTAGGTCGCGACGAGATACTGCATCATCAAGAGGTGGGTGAATATGCCAAAGCTGCGCAACTGAGTGGCTTGGTTTCCGTCGGTAAGCTGAGCCAATATGCCGCCGAAAGATTTGATTCAAATAATGCATTTGATTCGCAGCAAGAGGTTGTAACCTTTTTAAAGGATTTGATCGATAGCCAAGCAGGCCACATAACTATTTTAATTAAAGGGTCGAGAAGTGCGCGGATGGAATTGATCGTGCAGGCCATCACTGCCCTAGTGAGGACAAACTAA
- the mraY gene encoding phospho-N-acetylmuramoyl-pentapeptide-transferase, which yields MLLWLADYLQQYMNAFGVFQYLSVRAILGVLTALGISLLVGPWMIRRLNYLQIGQSVRSDGPQSHLSKSGTPTMGGTLILAAIFTSALLWSDLNNRFVWVVLAVTFIFGAVGWVDDYRKVVESNSKGLPAKWKYFWQSVGGIGAAVFLYVTAVAPAETQLFIPFFKDVAISMGPLFIVLTYFVIVGSSNAVNLTDGLDGLAIMPSVMVGGALGIIAYLVGHVEFANYLHIGYVPGAGELVVFCGALAGAGLGFLWFNTYPAQVFMGDVGALALGAALGVIAVIIRHEIVFFIMGGVFVMETVSVILQVGSFKLTGRRIFRMAPLHHHFELKGWPEPRVIVRFWIITVMLVLIGLATLKLR from the coding sequence ATGTTGCTTTGGTTAGCGGATTATTTACAGCAGTACATGAATGCCTTTGGGGTTTTTCAATATCTTTCGGTTCGAGCCATTTTAGGTGTGTTAACCGCCCTTGGAATCTCGCTTTTGGTGGGGCCGTGGATGATTCGACGGCTAAATTATCTGCAGATTGGGCAGTCGGTCAGAAGCGATGGGCCGCAATCGCATTTAAGCAAATCCGGTACGCCCACCATGGGTGGCACTTTGATTTTGGCCGCCATTTTTACCAGCGCCTTGTTATGGTCAGATTTAAATAACCGATTTGTTTGGGTAGTGCTTGCCGTGACCTTTATTTTTGGCGCTGTTGGTTGGGTTGACGATTACCGTAAAGTTGTAGAGTCAAATTCAAAAGGCTTGCCAGCGAAGTGGAAATACTTCTGGCAATCAGTAGGTGGTATTGGCGCAGCAGTATTTTTGTATGTCACGGCTGTTGCGCCGGCAGAAACACAGTTGTTTATTCCGTTTTTTAAAGATGTCGCCATCTCTATGGGGCCGCTGTTCATTGTATTGACGTATTTTGTCATCGTAGGCTCGAGTAATGCTGTCAATTTGACCGATGGATTAGATGGCCTAGCGATTATGCCCTCGGTGATGGTGGGCGGCGCCTTAGGTATTATCGCCTACCTTGTTGGTCACGTTGAGTTCGCAAATTATCTGCACATCGGCTATGTGCCAGGTGCTGGTGAGCTTGTGGTGTTTTGCGGTGCGCTCGCCGGTGCAGGTCTAGGCTTTTTGTGGTTCAACACCTACCCAGCGCAAGTGTTTATGGGTGATGTTGGGGCTCTCGCTTTAGGTGCAGCCCTCGGTGTTATCGCCGTCATCATTCGCCATGAAATCGTATTTTTTATCATGGGCGGTGTATTCGTGATGGAGACCGTTTCGGTAATTTTGCAGGTGGGTTCCTTTAAATTGACCGGTCGTCGTATTTTCAGGATGGCACCCTTGCATCACCATTTTGAATTGAAGGGCTGGCCCGAACCGAGAGTCATCGTAAGGTTCTGGATTATAACGGTTATGTTGGTCTTGATTGGCCTGGCCACACTCAAGTTACGTTGA
- the murD gene encoding UDP-N-acetylmuramoyl-L-alanine--D-glutamate ligase: protein MSELIAKSTITAVVGLGVTGLSVARYLARKNSAFAMFDSRLAPAQLNAFQREFPNVEVFLGELSAEKLCQFDEIILSPGLSLKLPAIQAAKTAGVSVIGDIALFVREANAPIVGITGSNAKSTVTTLVGEMAIEAGLKVGVGGNLGTAALDLLADDAELYVLELSSFQLETTPKLSARVACILNMSDDHQDRYENFSAYHAAKQRVYYGAAAVVVNRADALTQPPMSAGLQLTSFGLNKPDFNQFGLIEQADQIYLAFQFEPLMPVSELKIQGKHNVANALAALAIGRAAGLPMASMLAALKKFKGLPHRCEWVADVRGVSYINDTKGTNVGATLAAIEGFAGAQHKLVLIAGGDGKGADFSPLKPAINRFARALVVIGRDAKAIAALAENDVQVAFASDMCDAVAQAHQLARSGDKVLLSPACASLDMFKNYIDRGEQFIAAVRGLSA from the coding sequence GTGTCTGAATTAATCGCAAAAAGCACGATCACAGCAGTTGTTGGCCTAGGTGTCACCGGCTTATCTGTGGCTCGCTATTTGGCGCGAAAAAATTCAGCCTTTGCTATGTTCGATTCGCGTTTGGCGCCGGCTCAACTAAACGCCTTTCAGCGCGAATTTCCCAACGTTGAAGTGTTTTTAGGCGAGTTAAGCGCCGAAAAGCTTTGCCAGTTTGATGAGATTATACTCAGCCCAGGCTTATCGCTGAAGCTGCCTGCAATACAGGCAGCTAAAACTGCTGGCGTGAGTGTTATTGGCGATATCGCTTTGTTTGTGCGAGAGGCAAACGCGCCCATTGTCGGTATTACTGGCTCCAACGCAAAAAGTACTGTCACCACGTTGGTAGGCGAAATGGCGATAGAAGCCGGACTTAAGGTGGGTGTAGGTGGCAACCTAGGTACCGCGGCACTCGATCTATTGGCAGATGACGCTGAATTATATGTGTTGGAACTTTCTAGCTTTCAGCTGGAAACAACGCCCAAGTTGTCGGCGCGGGTCGCGTGTATATTGAATATGAGCGATGACCATCAAGATCGCTATGAAAATTTTTCCGCTTACCATGCGGCAAAACAGCGCGTTTATTATGGTGCTGCCGCCGTGGTGGTTAATCGCGCTGACGCGTTAACCCAGCCACCTATGTCCGCTGGTTTACAGCTAACAAGTTTTGGGCTCAATAAGCCAGACTTCAACCAATTTGGCCTAATTGAACAGGCCGATCAAATTTACTTGGCCTTTCAGTTTGAGCCGTTGATGCCCGTTAGTGAATTGAAAATTCAGGGTAAACACAATGTTGCCAATGCCTTAGCGGCGCTCGCCATTGGGCGCGCGGCGGGCTTACCGATGGCCAGTATGCTGGCAGCATTAAAGAAATTTAAAGGCCTTCCCCATCGCTGTGAGTGGGTCGCGGATGTGCGCGGTGTAAGTTACATCAATGACACCAAGGGCACGAATGTGGGTGCAACTTTGGCTGCAATTGAAGGCTTCGCCGGTGCGCAACATAAATTAGTGTTAATCGCCGGCGGCGATGGTAAGGGTGCTGATTTTTCACCTTTGAAACCCGCAATCAACCGTTTCGCGCGCGCCCTCGTTGTGATTGGTCGCGATGCCAAAGCCATTGCCGCACTCGCCGAAAATGATGTGCAGGTCGCTTTCGCCTCCGATATGTGTGATGCAGTCGCGCAGGCTCATCAGTTGGCGCGCTCCGGCGATAAAGTTCTATTGTCGCCTGCGTGTGCATCGTTGGATATGTTCAAGAATTATATTGATCGTGGCGAGCAATTCATTGCAGCGGTAAGAGGGCTCTCGGCATGA
- the ftsW gene encoding putative lipid II flippase FtsW yields MSSSFVFKPLLSAGLQPDLFAQLRPDVSRLLATRMVFIWAALLTFGLIMVASSSIAFADSTLGDPWYFTRRHLIFLAMGLTVSAAVAMVPLVVWQKYAWVLLMLALVLLLVVLIPGIGRRVNGSQRWLAIGSLTLQASEAVKFCAIIFFASYFTKRAVSLSRYNKGLLRALAILGVLVLLLLAEPDFGSSVVIVVTIMAMLFFVGARLWVMLSLMLVGGGLFTSVALMSPYRLQRLVTYLDPWADQFNAGYQLTQSLIAFGNGQWLGQGLGNSIQKMLYLPEAHTDFVFAVIAEEFGLIGGLVVIALFGALIFEILRRCRSRMSHDDCFPALLAFGVAILFAMQAFINIGVASGFLPTKGLTLPFISYGGSSLLLCCALMGLMLRIDWESEVQVVREAKKVVKKRATKAVAKPRKTQVEGTVDD; encoded by the coding sequence ATGAGTAGCTCCTTTGTTTTCAAGCCTTTGTTAAGCGCCGGCTTACAGCCCGATCTCTTTGCGCAATTGCGGCCAGATGTTTCGCGCTTATTAGCCACGCGCATGGTTTTTATATGGGCCGCGTTGTTGACCTTTGGTTTGATCATGGTTGCCTCTTCCAGTATCGCGTTTGCCGATTCAACCTTGGGCGATCCTTGGTATTTTACCCGTCGGCACCTGATTTTTTTAGCCATGGGGCTCACTGTCAGCGCGGCTGTTGCCATGGTGCCACTCGTGGTATGGCAAAAATATGCATGGGTTTTGTTGATGCTGGCCTTGGTATTACTTCTGGTTGTGTTGATACCGGGCATTGGGCGTAGAGTAAATGGCAGCCAGCGTTGGTTGGCCATTGGCTCTTTAACGTTGCAGGCATCTGAAGCGGTAAAATTTTGTGCCATCATCTTTTTTGCCAGTTATTTTACTAAGCGCGCAGTGAGCTTGAGTCGATATAACAAAGGCTTATTGCGGGCATTGGCGATTTTAGGCGTGCTCGTACTTTTACTGCTTGCCGAGCCAGATTTTGGCAGTTCCGTTGTTATCGTAGTCACGATAATGGCCATGCTATTTTTTGTTGGCGCGCGGCTTTGGGTCATGCTCAGTTTGATGTTAGTGGGCGGCGGGTTGTTTACCTCGGTAGCGCTGATGTCGCCCTATCGGCTGCAGCGCTTGGTGACCTACCTAGACCCTTGGGCTGACCAGTTTAATGCGGGTTATCAACTTACTCAGTCGCTCATTGCTTTTGGTAATGGCCAATGGCTTGGGCAGGGCTTGGGCAATAGTATCCAGAAAATGTTATATCTTCCTGAAGCCCACACAGACTTCGTGTTTGCTGTTATTGCCGAAGAGTTCGGTTTAATCGGTGGGCTTGTTGTCATTGCGCTATTCGGTGCGCTTATTTTTGAAATTTTACGCCGTTGTCGCAGCCGTATGTCACACGATGATTGCTTCCCCGCTTTGCTAGCGTTTGGCGTTGCAATTCTATTTGCCATGCAGGCTTTCATTAATATTGGCGTTGCGTCTGGGTTTTTACCTACAAAAGGTTTGACCTTACCCTTTATTAGTTACGGCGGTAGCAGCCTATTACTCTGCTGTGCGCTCATGGGGCTAATGCTAAGGATTGACTGGGAATCTGAAGTCCAGGTTGTGCGCGAAGCCAAGAAAGTCGTAAAAAAACGCGCAACCAAGGCTGTGGCAAAACCACGCAAAACACAGGTGGAGGGCACAGTTGATGACTAA
- the murG gene encoding undecaprenyldiphospho-muramoylpentapeptide beta-N-acetylglucosaminyltransferase → MTNPRVLIMAGGTGGHVFPALAVASALKAGSCDVQWLGTQRGIEAQLVPAAGILLHVIKVEGLRGKGIRSLLLAPAKLLVSLVQAAKVLRRTKPKLVLGFGGFASGPGGLVAWLFGIPLIIHEQNARLGTTNKLLSKVAQRRLQAFESGMKTAETVGNPVRQEICSLAAPDVRFNSRQGPLKLLVLGGSLGAQFINDLLPKTVALMPAGAVEVYHQSGAKHFDVCANAYASAGLKHVRLVAFIDDMADAYGWADMVICRSGALTVSEISVAGLPALFIPFPFAIDDHQTANANWLVNHKAALVKQQSELNPQVLADVLTHQLADRKVLLEMALNARAQAKADAAQAVAKICQEVLRD, encoded by the coding sequence ATGACTAACCCTCGCGTGTTGATCATGGCCGGCGGCACCGGCGGGCATGTGTTTCCCGCGCTTGCGGTGGCAAGTGCACTTAAAGCGGGTAGCTGCGATGTGCAGTGGCTGGGAACTCAGCGTGGCATTGAGGCGCAGTTGGTACCGGCTGCCGGCATTTTACTCCATGTTATAAAAGTGGAAGGTTTGCGAGGCAAGGGTATCCGCAGTTTGTTGCTGGCGCCGGCAAAACTTCTTGTGTCGTTAGTTCAAGCGGCAAAAGTGCTGCGTCGCACTAAACCCAAGCTTGTGCTTGGGTTTGGCGGTTTCGCATCCGGGCCTGGTGGGTTAGTGGCTTGGCTTTTTGGTATTCCGCTTATTATCCACGAGCAAAATGCGAGGCTTGGTACAACCAATAAATTGCTGTCCAAAGTTGCACAGCGTCGCTTGCAAGCTTTTGAGTCAGGCATGAAAACTGCAGAAACTGTGGGAAACCCAGTGCGCCAGGAGATTTGCTCTCTGGCCGCGCCTGATGTGCGCTTCAATAGTCGCCAAGGCCCGCTAAAATTACTTGTGCTCGGCGGCAGTTTGGGTGCGCAGTTTATCAATGACCTGTTGCCGAAAACCGTGGCATTAATGCCCGCGGGTGCGGTCGAAGTTTATCATCAATCTGGCGCTAAACATTTTGATGTTTGCGCAAATGCCTATGCCTCGGCCGGGTTGAAACACGTGCGCTTGGTGGCTTTCATTGATGATATGGCAGACGCCTATGGTTGGGCTGATATGGTTATTTGCCGGTCTGGTGCTTTAACAGTATCAGAGATTTCTGTTGCTGGGTTGCCGGCGCTTTTCATTCCCTTCCCGTTTGCAATTGACGATCATCAAACGGCTAATGCTAATTGGTTGGTGAACCACAAGGCGGCGCTAGTAAAGCAACAGAGTGAATTGAACCCACAGGTATTGGCTGATGTGTTAACGCACCAGTTGGCCGATCGAAAAGTATTACTAGAGATGGCACTTAACGCTCGGGCACAGGCAAAGGCCGACGCTGCACAGGCTGTAGCTAAAATTTGTCAGGAGGTATTGCGTGATTAA
- the murC gene encoding UDP-N-acetylmuramate--L-alanine ligase — MRRIRRIHFIGVGGAGMSGIAEVLLNMGYEISGSDIRASTTTKHLEGKGIKVFIGHSASNVEGVDVVVNSTAVKADNPELQAAKQNRIPVVRRAEMLGELMRYRHGIAIAGTHGKTTTTSLMASVLAADGLDPTFVIGGLLNSAGSNAKLGESRYFVAEADESDATFLHLQPMVSVVTNIDADHMDTYGGDFSVLKKTFVEFLHNLPFYGVAVVCGDDPVVCELLPQISRAVITYGLGEQCDVRAINIRQEKMTTSFDVVRAGQAVNLPVTVNMPGEHNVLNALAVIAVATDEGVSDGAIQEGLAGFQGVGRRFQVIGDVPVGEGGSAMLVDDYGHHPREVAATIKAVRSGWPDRRLVMIYQPHRYSRTRDLYEDFVDVLSGVDSLILLDVYSAGEDPIAGADGRSLSRSIRTRGVVDPVFVDQIDGVAEALKHIIKPNDIVITQGAGNVGQLSAELSVLKWS; from the coding sequence ATGCGTCGGATTCGTAGAATTCATTTTATCGGTGTTGGTGGCGCCGGTATGAGTGGAATTGCTGAAGTTCTATTGAATATGGGCTATGAAATTTCGGGTTCGGATATACGTGCATCCACTACGACTAAGCATCTGGAAGGCAAGGGCATAAAGGTCTTTATTGGTCATTCTGCCAGTAATGTTGAGGGTGTTGATGTTGTTGTCAACTCCACTGCCGTGAAAGCCGACAACCCAGAATTGCAGGCGGCGAAGCAGAATCGAATTCCGGTGGTTCGTCGAGCCGAAATGTTGGGTGAATTGATGCGCTACCGGCACGGTATCGCCATAGCAGGTACCCACGGAAAAACCACCACCACAAGTTTGATGGCATCGGTGTTGGCGGCGGATGGCTTAGATCCAACATTTGTTATTGGCGGTCTGTTAAATAGCGCGGGTAGTAACGCAAAGTTGGGCGAGAGCCGTTACTTTGTGGCCGAGGCTGATGAAAGTGATGCGACGTTTTTACATTTGCAGCCCATGGTCTCGGTGGTTACAAACATCGATGCGGATCATATGGACACCTATGGCGGTGATTTTTCCGTACTCAAGAAAACGTTTGTCGAGTTTCTACACAATCTGCCGTTTTATGGTGTTGCGGTTGTGTGCGGTGATGACCCAGTGGTGTGTGAATTGTTGCCGCAAATCTCACGCGCTGTTATCACCTACGGTCTGGGCGAGCAATGCGATGTGCGCGCCATAAATATTCGTCAAGAAAAAATGACTACGTCATTCGATGTTGTTCGCGCGGGCCAGGCTGTCAACCTTCCGGTGACAGTTAACATGCCAGGTGAGCACAATGTGTTAAATGCATTGGCAGTTATCGCAGTAGCCACCGATGAAGGCGTGAGCGATGGCGCCATACAGGAAGGTCTAGCTGGCTTTCAAGGTGTGGGTCGACGTTTTCAAGTGATCGGCGATGTGCCCGTGGGCGAAGGCGGTAGTGCAATGTTGGTGGATGATTACGGTCACCATCCACGGGAAGTCGCAGCAACGATCAAGGCGGTGCGAAGTGGTTGGCCGGATCGTCGCTTGGTAATGATTTATCAACCGCACCGTTACAGTAGAACGCGAGATCTTTATGAAGATTTCGTCGATGTGTTGAGTGGTGTGGATTCGTTAATTTTACTGGATGTTTATTCTGCTGGTGAAGACCCTATTGCTGGCGCGGATGGCCGAAGCTTGAGTAGAAGCATTCGCACTCGCGGTGTTGTCGACCCTGTATTTGTAGACCAGATCGACGGCGTTGCCGAGGCGCTAAAGCATATTATTAAGCCTAATGACATTGTAATTACCCAAGGTGCGGGAAATGTGGGTCAATTGTCGGCAGAGCTCTCTGTGCTGAAATGGTCTTGA